One Bufo gargarizans isolate SCDJY-AF-19 chromosome 4, ASM1485885v1, whole genome shotgun sequence DNA window includes the following coding sequences:
- the LOC122934016 gene encoding gastrula zinc finger protein XlCGF57.1-like isoform X2 — protein sequence MILGGDFNMVLDPVVDTSSDDYTRSSKEHFISSDFKTDDCGVIEDTHKEHAIIPHVSSALHSIDLSSDPLDGFQSSDLSQTIEQNKSHRRSVQHQKTYPGKKTFSCSECGKCFNRKSVLAIHERIHTGKKTFSCSECGKCFNRKSVLVIHERVHTGEKPFSCSECGKRFNYKSDIVKHQIVHTGEKPFSCSICEKRFNRKSDLVLHERIHTGVRPFSCSECEKRFNYKSHLVIHQKIHTGEQPYSCSECGKRFNHKSELARHERIHTGEKPFSCSTCEKCFSQKSQLVLHETIHTGEKPFSCLECGKSFTKKASLDAHYRIHTGEKPFSCSDCGRRFNYKLVLVKHQRIHTGEKPFSCSECGRRFNYKSGLVKHMRTHTGEKPYSCSECEKCFNQKSDLLKHQRIHTGERPFSCSECGKRFNHKSHLIIHERTHTGVKPFSCPECEKCFNYKSHLVRHQKIHSGEQPYSCSECEKRFNQKSDLVIHERIHTGEKPFSCSTCEKCFTHKSQLVIHERIHTGETPFSCLECGKSFTKKTGLVAHYRIHTGEKPYSCSECGKCFIDKSHLGKHKKIHTGDKLFSCSECAKCFMDKAHLVVHERIHTGEKPFSCFECGKCFTDKSNLVKHQRIHTVKKPF from the coding sequence atgactATACCAGGAGCTCAAAGGAACATTTTATATCATCAGATTTTAAAACAGATGATTGTGGTGTCATAGAAGATACACATAAAGAGCATGCCATTATCCCACATGTATCCTCAGCCTTGCACAGCATAGATCTATCATCTGATCCTTTGGATGGATTTCAATCTTCTGATTTATCACAGACTATTGAGCAAAATAAAAGTCACAGAAGAAGTGTTCAACATCAAAAAACTTACCCAGGAAAGAAGACATTTTCATGctcggaatgtgggaaatgttttaaccgcaAATCAGTTCTTGctatacatgagagaattcacacagggaagaagacattttcatgctcagaatgtgggaaatgttttaaccgtaaatcagttcttgttatacatgagagagttcacacaggggagaagccattttcatgctcagaatgtgggaaacgttttAACTATAAATCAGATATTGTTAAACATCAGAtagttcacacaggggagaagccattttcatgttcgatTTGTGAAAAACGTTTTAACCGAAAATCAGATCTTGTtctacatgagagaattcacacaggggtgaggccattttcatgttcagaatgtgaaaaacgTTTTAACTATAAATCACACCTTGTTattcatcagaaaattcacacaggggagcagccatattcatgctcagaatgtggaaaacgCTTTAACCATAAATCAGAACTTGctagacatgagagaattcacacaggggagaagccattttcatgttcaacaTGTGAAAAATGTTTTAGCCAAAAATCACAACTTGTTCTACATGAGACAATTCACACGGGggaaaagccattttcttgtttagaatgtgggaaatctttcacAAAGAAAGCAAGTCTTGATGCACATTACAGaattcacacaggtgagaagccattttcatgctcagactGTGGGAGACGTTTTAACTATAAATTagttcttgttaaacatcagagaattcacacaggggagaagccattttcatgctcagaatgtgggagacGTTTTAACTATAAATCAGGTCTTGTTAAACAtatgagaactcacacaggggagaagccatattcatgttcagaatgtgaaaaatgttttaatcaaAAATCAGATCTTCTTaagcatcagagaattcacacaggggagaggccattttcatgctcagaatgtggaaaacgttttaaccataaatcacatcttattatacatgagagaactcacacaggggtgaagccattttcatgcccagaatgtgaaaaatgttttaactataaatcacatcttgttagacatcagaaaattcactcaGGGGAACAGCCttattcatgctcagaatgtgaaaAACGTTTTAACCAAAAATctgatcttgttatacatgagagaattcatacaggggagaagccattttcatgttcaacaTGTGAAAAATGTTTTACCCATAAATCAcaacttgttatacatgagagaattcacacaggggagacaccattttcttgtttagaatgtgggaaatcttttacaAAGAAAACAGGTCTTGTTGCACATtacagaattcacacaggggaaaagccgtattcatgctcagaatgtgggaaatgttttatagataaatcacatcttggtaaacataaaaaaattcacacaggggataAGTTGTTCTCATGCTCTGAATGTGCGAAATGTTTTATggataaagcacatcttgttgtacatgagagaattcacacaggggagaaaccattttcatgctttgaatgtgggaaatgttttacagataaatcaaatcttgttaaacatcagagaattcacacagtgaAGAAGCCATTttaa